In the genome of Halobacterium noricense, one region contains:
- a CDS encoding NADH-quinone oxidoreductase subunit A gives MNPWIAIGMLALVGILIPASMMVVSSLLRPTVPEQGKRATYESGEVPTGDARVQFNIQYYMVALLFLVFDIETVLIFPWTVIYQDAVQSAGLTRALLPMLVFIGVLVVGLAWAWRKGVVRWVRTPRHGGKPHEQ, from the coding sequence TTGGCGCTCGTGGGCATCCTCATCCCCGCATCGATGATGGTGGTGTCCTCGCTACTGCGCCCGACCGTACCTGAACAAGGGAAGCGAGCCACCTACGAGAGTGGCGAGGTTCCGACGGGGGACGCGCGCGTCCAGTTCAACATCCAGTACTACATGGTCGCGCTGCTGTTCCTCGTGTTCGACATCGAGACCGTTCTCATCTTCCCGTGGACCGTTATCTACCAGGACGCCGTCCAGTCCGCCGGCCTGACCCGGGCACTGCTGCCGATGCTCGTCTTCATCGGCGTGCTCGTCGTCGGCCTCGCGTGGGCGTGGCGCAAGGGCGTCGTCCGGTGGGTGCGGACACCACGGCACGGAGGAAAACCACATGAGCAGTGA